Proteins encoded in a region of the Ancylobacter sp. SL191 genome:
- a CDS encoding response regulator — protein sequence MMHSVERRDIILVVDDSPETLSLLTDALEASGATVLVAVEGANALALVERITPDVILMDAVMPGMDGFETCRQLKRNKAVAHVPVIFMTGLSETEQIVKGLEAGGVDYVTKPISPDELIARIRVHLSNARQTLSARAALDASGRFLLSATRAGRVLWSTPQATALLAAITTSPPGDSLMLPEPVCRWLAGRRGDEAGAAPDAIDLPLDGSRRLKLSYVGQIGPEELLLRILEDESRSPELVLKAKLNLTVREAEVLVWLARGKANRDIGEILGLSPRTVNKHLEQIYSKIGVENRAAATALAVTALAPK from the coding sequence ATGATGCATAGCGTGGAGCGTCGCGACATCATTCTCGTGGTGGACGATTCCCCCGAGACGCTGAGCCTTTTGACCGACGCGCTGGAAGCGTCGGGCGCGACCGTGCTGGTGGCGGTGGAAGGCGCCAACGCGCTCGCCCTCGTCGAGCGCATCACCCCCGACGTCATCCTGATGGACGCGGTGATGCCGGGCATGGACGGCTTCGAGACCTGCCGCCAGCTCAAGCGCAACAAGGCGGTGGCGCATGTGCCGGTGATCTTCATGACCGGCCTGTCGGAGACCGAGCAGATCGTGAAGGGGCTCGAGGCCGGCGGCGTCGACTATGTCACCAAGCCGATCTCGCCGGATGAGCTGATCGCCCGCATCCGCGTGCATCTGTCCAATGCCCGCCAGACGCTGAGCGCCCGCGCCGCGCTCGACGCCTCCGGCCGCTTCCTGCTGTCCGCCACCCGCGCGGGGCGGGTTTTGTGGAGCACGCCGCAGGCGACGGCGCTGCTCGCCGCCATCACCACCTCGCCGCCGGGCGACAGCCTGATGCTGCCCGAGCCGGTGTGCCGCTGGCTCGCCGGCCGGCGCGGCGACGAGGCGGGCGCGGCGCCGGACGCGATCGACCTGCCGCTCGACGGCAGCCGGCGGCTGAAGCTCTCCTATGTCGGGCAGATCGGCCCGGAGGAGCTGCTGCTGCGCATCCTGGAAGATGAGAGCCGCTCGCCCGAGCTGGTGCTCAAGGCCAAGCTGAACCTTACCGTGCGCGAGGCGGAGGTGCTGGTCTGGCTCGCCCGCGGCAAGGCCAACCGCGATATCGGCGAAATTCTCGGCCTCTCGCCGCGCACGGTGAACAAGCACCTCGAACAGATCTACTCCAAGATCGGGGTGGAGAATCGGGCCGCCGCCACGGCCCTTGCGGTCACCGCGCTGGCGCCGAAATAG
- a CDS encoding DUF779 domain-containing protein — MTTDAPTFPAATEAGGTVPRVLATPAALELIATLTAQHGPVLFHQSGGCCDGSSPMCYAVGDYIVGDRDVRLGAIGGAPFYMSPSQFDYWQHTQLIIDVVPGRGGMFSLENGRDMRFLTRSRLFADDEVDRLAPLSHGVAEG; from the coding sequence ATGACGACGGATGCACCGACGTTTCCCGCCGCAACCGAGGCCGGCGGCACCGTGCCGCGCGTGCTGGCGACGCCGGCGGCGCTGGAACTGATCGCCACCCTCACCGCCCAGCACGGCCCGGTGCTTTTCCACCAGTCCGGCGGGTGCTGCGACGGGTCATCGCCCATGTGCTACGCCGTCGGCGACTATATTGTCGGCGACCGCGACGTGCGGCTCGGGGCGATCGGCGGCGCGCCGTTCTATATGAGCCCGTCGCAATTCGACTACTGGCAGCACACCCAGCTCATCATCGACGTGGTGCCCGGCCGTGGCGGCATGTTCAGCCTGGAGAACGGGCGCGACATGCGCTTCCTCACCCGTTCGCGGCTGTTCGCCGATGACGAGGTGGACCGCCTCGCCCCGCTCAGCCACGGCGTGGCGGAGGGGTGA
- the adh gene encoding aldehyde dehydrogenase, with protein MNKPEIAITKQSPFKARYGNFIGGQFVEPVNGRYFENTSPITGGKICEVARSDSADIEKALDAAHAAKDAWGRTSAAERAQILNKIADRMEDNLDLLALAETWDNGKPIRETTAADMPLAIDHFRYFAGAVRAQEGGISEIDHDTIAYHFHEPLGVVGQIIPWNFPILMAVWKLAPALAAGNCVVLKPAEQTPASILVLVELIADLLPPGVLNIVNGFGLEAGKPLASSNRIAKIAFTGETTTGRLIMQYASQNLIPVTLELGGKSPNIFFSDVVAEDDDFFDKAIEGFVMFALNQGEVCTCPSRALIQESIYDRFMEKALKRVEAIVQGSPLDPATMIGAQASSEQLEKILSYIDIGKQEGAQVLTGGARNEFGGELAGGYYVKPTVFKGHNKMRIFQEEIFGPVVSVTTFKDDAEALAIANDTLYGLGAGVWTRDGNRAYRFGRAIQAGRVWTNCYHAYPAHAAFGGYKQSGIGRENHKMMLDHYQQTKNMLVSYSPKKLGFF; from the coding sequence ATGAACAAGCCAGAAATCGCCATCACCAAGCAGTCCCCGTTCAAGGCCCGTTACGGCAACTTCATCGGCGGCCAGTTCGTCGAGCCGGTCAATGGCCGCTATTTTGAGAACACCTCCCCCATCACCGGCGGCAAGATCTGCGAGGTCGCCCGTTCCGACTCCGCCGATATCGAGAAGGCGCTGGACGCCGCTCACGCCGCCAAGGACGCCTGGGGCCGCACATCGGCCGCCGAGCGCGCGCAGATCCTCAACAAGATCGCCGACCGCATGGAGGACAATCTCGACCTTCTCGCGCTCGCCGAGACCTGGGACAACGGCAAGCCGATCCGCGAGACGACCGCGGCCGACATGCCGCTCGCCATCGACCATTTCCGCTATTTCGCCGGCGCCGTGCGGGCGCAGGAAGGCGGCATCAGCGAGATCGACCACGACACCATCGCCTATCACTTCCATGAGCCGCTGGGCGTGGTCGGCCAGATCATCCCGTGGAACTTCCCGATCCTGATGGCGGTGTGGAAGCTCGCCCCGGCGCTTGCCGCCGGCAATTGCGTGGTGCTGAAGCCGGCCGAGCAGACCCCGGCCAGCATTCTCGTGCTGGTCGAGCTGATCGCCGACCTGCTGCCGCCGGGCGTGCTGAACATCGTCAACGGCTTCGGCCTCGAGGCCGGCAAGCCGCTCGCCAGCTCCAACCGCATCGCCAAGATCGCCTTCACCGGCGAGACGACGACGGGCCGGCTGATCATGCAGTATGCCAGCCAGAACCTGATCCCGGTGACGCTGGAGTTGGGCGGCAAGTCGCCGAACATCTTCTTCAGCGACGTGGTGGCCGAGGATGACGACTTCTTCGACAAGGCGATCGAAGGCTTCGTCATGTTCGCGCTCAACCAGGGCGAGGTCTGCACCTGCCCGAGCCGCGCGCTGATCCAGGAAAGCATCTATGACCGCTTCATGGAGAAGGCGCTGAAGCGGGTGGAAGCCATCGTGCAGGGCTCGCCGCTCGACCCGGCGACCATGATCGGCGCGCAGGCCTCCTCCGAGCAGCTCGAGAAGATCCTGTCCTATATCGACATCGGCAAGCAGGAGGGCGCGCAGGTGCTCACCGGCGGCGCGCGCAACGAGTTCGGCGGCGAGCTGGCCGGCGGCTATTACGTGAAGCCGACGGTCTTCAAGGGCCACAACAAGATGCGCATCTTCCAGGAGGAGATCTTCGGGCCGGTCGTGTCCGTGACCACCTTCAAGGACGACGCCGAGGCGCTCGCCATCGCCAATGACACGCTCTACGGCCTCGGCGCCGGCGTGTGGACCCGCGACGGCAACCGCGCCTACCGCTTCGGCCGCGCCATCCAGGCCGGCCGCGTGTGGACCAACTGCTACCACGCCTACCCCGCCCATGCGGCGTTCGGCGGCTACAAGCAGTCCGGCATCGGGCGCGAGAACCACAAGATGATGCTCGACCACTACCAGCAGACCAAGAACATGCTGGTCAGCTACTCGCCCAAGAAACTCGGCTTCTTCTGA
- a CDS encoding sigma-54-dependent Fis family transcriptional regulator → MRSEPTPRAVLAARKQFFLQGRAEGPLVASALPEPILRSWQRCAARGLDNAALPRLEPMTMRELREVGERHEKLRRLCRPEIESLYADAMQTGCVVILTDAEGLILDALGHADFAARAAQVALRPGVFWGESSTGTNAVGTALVEGRPISVHGGEHYYDPHGILSCSAAPIVDPYGQMVGALDLSGPAAVDHRHALGLVRMAVEQIEHRFFDEDFGGRRVLRFQADRALLGTAREGVLVFEDDRLVAASRAGLDLIGADWSALGARRASEFFEQMPRADGGAHLLRGADGRPLYARLDAPATGATSRPAPGPRATPRETGPLLRPGDREMLARAVRMVEADVPVLVVGETGTGKEMVAHDIHRRSSRANGPFVAVNCAAIPETLIESELFGYEDGAFTGARRQGRKGLLREADGGVLFLDEIGDMPLALQSRLLRVLQEREIAPLGGGRPVRVDFALLCATHRDLRALVAAGGFRSDLYFRIAHYTVELSPLRAFDDRAGIIGELWARLVPDERLTLSPACLARLAAYGWPGNFRQLAGTLRALAALADPFRPVGPEMLPPDIRSLDTLASSSTGLDTSPTTLHSHATASESLGDLTVEAMRRTLEACGGNVSQAARRLGVNRSTLYRRLLNA, encoded by the coding sequence ATGCGCTCGGAGCCGACGCCTCGGGCCGTCCTGGCGGCCCGCAAGCAGTTCTTTCTTCAGGGCCGGGCCGAGGGGCCGCTGGTGGCCTCGGCGTTGCCCGAGCCGATCCTGCGCTCCTGGCAGCGCTGCGCCGCGCGCGGGCTCGACAATGCCGCCCTGCCGCGTCTCGAACCCATGACCATGCGCGAGCTTCGCGAGGTGGGCGAGCGGCACGAGAAGCTGCGCCGCCTCTGCCGGCCAGAGATCGAAAGCCTCTATGCCGACGCCATGCAGACCGGCTGCGTGGTCATCCTCACCGATGCCGAGGGCCTGATCCTCGACGCGCTCGGCCATGCCGATTTCGCCGCCCGCGCCGCGCAGGTGGCGCTGCGGCCCGGCGTGTTCTGGGGCGAAAGCTCGACCGGCACCAATGCGGTGGGCACGGCGCTGGTCGAGGGCCGGCCGATCTCGGTGCATGGCGGCGAGCATTATTACGACCCGCACGGCATCCTCAGCTGTTCCGCCGCGCCGATCGTCGATCCCTATGGCCAGATGGTCGGGGCGCTCGACCTCTCCGGCCCGGCGGCGGTGGACCATCGCCACGCGCTCGGGCTGGTGCGCATGGCGGTGGAGCAGATCGAGCACCGTTTCTTCGACGAGGATTTTGGCGGCCGCCGCGTGCTGCGCTTCCAGGCGGACCGCGCTTTGCTCGGCACCGCCCGCGAGGGCGTGCTGGTGTTCGAGGATGACCGGCTGGTGGCGGCGAGCCGCGCCGGGCTGGACCTCATCGGTGCCGACTGGTCGGCGCTCGGCGCCCGCCGCGCCAGCGAGTTCTTCGAGCAGATGCCGCGCGCCGATGGCGGGGCGCATCTCTTGCGCGGCGCGGATGGGCGCCCGCTCTATGCCCGGCTCGATGCCCCCGCCACCGGGGCCACCTCCCGCCCCGCGCCGGGGCCGCGGGCGACCCCGCGCGAGACCGGGCCGCTGCTGCGCCCCGGCGACCGCGAAATGCTCGCCCGCGCCGTGCGCATGGTCGAGGCGGACGTGCCCGTGCTGGTGGTCGGCGAGACCGGCACCGGCAAGGAAATGGTGGCGCACGACATCCATCGCCGCAGCTCGCGCGCCAATGGGCCCTTCGTCGCGGTCAATTGCGCGGCGATCCCGGAGACGCTGATCGAATCCGAGCTGTTCGGCTATGAGGACGGCGCCTTCACCGGTGCCCGCCGGCAGGGCCGCAAGGGCCTGCTGCGCGAGGCCGATGGCGGCGTGCTGTTTCTCGACGAGATCGGCGACATGCCGCTCGCCCTCCAGTCCCGCCTGCTGCGCGTGCTGCAGGAGCGCGAGATCGCCCCGCTCGGTGGCGGCCGCCCGGTGCGGGTGGACTTCGCCCTGCTCTGCGCCACCCATCGCGACCTGCGCGCGCTGGTGGCGGCCGGCGGCTTCCGCTCGGACCTTTATTTCCGCATCGCCCACTACACCGTCGAGCTCTCCCCGCTGCGTGCCTTCGACGACCGCGCGGGGATCATTGGCGAGCTGTGGGCCCGGCTAGTGCCGGATGAGCGGCTCACCCTGTCGCCGGCCTGCCTCGCCCGCCTCGCCGCCTATGGCTGGCCGGGAAATTTCCGCCAGCTCGCCGGTACGCTGCGCGCGCTCGCCGCGCTCGCCGATCCGTTCCGTCCGGTCGGGCCGGAGATGCTGCCGCCGGACATTCGCAGCCTGGACACACTGGCCTCATCGTCCACCGGTTTGGACACATCGCCCACCACACTGCACTCACACGCCACGGCGTCCGAGAGCCTGGGCGACCTCACCGTCGAGGCGATGCGGCGCACGCTGGAAGCCTGCGGTGGCAATGTCTCGCAGGCCGCCCGCCGCCTCGGCGTCAACCGCTCGACGCTCTATCGCCGCCTGCTCAACGCCTGA
- the mnhG gene encoding monovalent cation/H(+) antiporter subunit G, which yields MSDAPDLPLWAALIVSFLVLAGAVIALIGSIGLLRLPDFYSRVHAPSLGATLGAGCLLIGSMVCFSVLQGRMLVHELLIALFLTITTPVTLMLLARASLYRDRVEGNGAAPERDPDPIDIA from the coding sequence ATGAGCGACGCCCCCGACCTGCCGCTCTGGGCGGCGCTGATCGTCTCTTTCCTGGTCCTCGCCGGGGCGGTGATCGCCCTGATCGGCTCCATCGGGCTGCTGCGGCTGCCGGATTTCTATTCCCGCGTTCACGCCCCGTCCCTTGGTGCGACACTTGGGGCGGGATGCCTGCTGATTGGCTCGATGGTCTGCTTTTCCGTCCTGCAAGGCCGGATGCTTGTGCATGAACTGCTTATCGCGCTGTTCCTGACCATCACCACCCCGGTCACGCTGATGCTTCTGGCGCGCGCCTCGCTCTACCGCGACCGGGTGGAAGGCAACGGGGCCGCGCCGGAGCGCGACCCGGATCCTATTGATATTGCTTGA
- a CDS encoding K+/H+ antiporter subunit F produces the protein MSVLILSWSLTIAQVLLAISMGLCLLRFMRGPRAQDRILGLDTLYVNAMLMLITIGIGSGTTLYFEAALLIGTLGFVATVAMAKFLMRGEVIE, from the coding sequence ATGAGCGTCCTCATCCTCAGCTGGTCGCTGACCATCGCGCAGGTGCTGCTGGCGATCTCCATGGGCCTGTGCCTGCTGCGCTTCATGCGGGGCCCACGGGCGCAGGACCGCATCCTCGGGCTCGACACGCTCTATGTGAACGCCATGCTGATGCTCATTACCATCGGCATCGGCTCGGGCACGACGCTGTATTTCGAGGCCGCGCTGCTCATCGGCACGCTCGGCTTCGTGGCCACCGTCGCCATGGCTAAGTTCTTGATGCGTGGGGAAGTTATCGAATGA
- a CDS encoding Na+/H+ antiporter subunit E: MSMIRRVLPFPLLFLALTVMWLLLKQSLAPATVLFGMLVAFGGTWAMVALDPPPVRLKRPRAALHLAGRVFIDVFRSNLAVGRIILGGAERRTHAGFMTLKLDMTDRYGLAILAIIMTCTPGTQWVHYDPTRGTLLLHVLDLVDELEWADLIKLRYEALLREIFE; this comes from the coding sequence ATGAGCATGATCCGCCGCGTCCTGCCGTTTCCTCTGCTTTTTCTGGCACTTACGGTGATGTGGCTGCTGCTCAAGCAGAGCCTCGCGCCGGCCACCGTACTGTTCGGCATGCTGGTGGCCTTCGGCGGCACCTGGGCCATGGTCGCGCTCGATCCGCCGCCCGTGCGGCTGAAACGCCCGCGCGCGGCGTTGCACCTTGCGGGGCGCGTGTTCATCGACGTGTTCCGCTCCAATCTGGCGGTCGGGCGGATCATCCTCGGGGGGGCGGAGCGGCGGACGCATGCCGGCTTCATGACCCTGAAGCTCGACATGACCGACCGCTACGGCCTCGCCATCCTCGCCATCATCATGACCTGCACGCCCGGCACGCAATGGGTCCACTATGACCCGACGCGCGGCACGCTGCTGCTGCATGTGCTTGATCTCGTTGACGAACTCGAATGGGCTGATCTCATCAAGCTGCGCTATGAGGCGCTGCTGCGGGAGATTTTCGAATGA
- a CDS encoding monovalent cation/H+ antiporter subunit D, with protein sequence MRSPLDHLVIAPILLPLAVGAFMLLLGERRRTIKMALSLGTAAALLVIAAVLVVIASTPVGDRGSSMIVYPLGNWPPPFGIVLVADRLSALMLLVTAVLGSCTLLFSLARWHRAGPRFYTLFLFLLTGLNGAFLTGDLFNLFVFFEILLAASYGLVLHGSGTARVRAGLHYIPINLVASSLFLVGVSLIYGVTGTLNMADIGRMVPALTSQSRVLFEIGAGILGVAFLVKAGMWPLSFWLPTTYAAASTPVAAMFAIMTKVGVYVILRLFLLTFGDEGGPSAGFGEGWLYFGGMATMAFGAIGVLGSQSLQRMGGYSVLVSSGTLLAAIGTGNSAAVSGALFYLVTSTLAICAYFLLVELVERGQQAGADVLAVSQEVFGDPEDDLDDEEEEVGVAIPATIAVLGGGFVACTVLLAGLPPLSGFIAKFAMLSAVLNEAGRIRVDDWAFVALLILSGFTTLVAMSRSGIRALWVPSAGSIPRVRAIEAVPVAALLFICVGLTILGGPAMRYMEATAQVLYWPQIYAQDVLGTGAPIRLPAGGAP encoded by the coding sequence ATGCGCAGCCCGCTCGACCATCTCGTCATCGCACCGATTCTGCTGCCACTGGCGGTGGGCGCCTTCATGCTGCTGCTGGGCGAGCGCCGGCGTACCATCAAGATGGCGCTGAGCCTGGGCACCGCCGCGGCGCTCCTGGTCATTGCGGCGGTGCTGGTGGTGATCGCCAGCACGCCGGTTGGCGATCGCGGCTCATCGATGATCGTCTACCCGCTCGGCAACTGGCCACCACCTTTCGGCATCGTACTGGTGGCCGACCGGCTGTCGGCACTGATGCTGCTGGTCACCGCGGTGCTGGGCAGTTGCACGCTGCTCTTCTCGCTCGCGCGCTGGCACCGGGCGGGGCCGCGCTTCTACACGCTGTTCCTGTTCCTGCTGACGGGCCTGAACGGAGCCTTCCTCACTGGCGACCTGTTCAACCTGTTCGTTTTCTTCGAGATTCTGCTCGCGGCCTCCTATGGCCTCGTGCTGCACGGCTCGGGCACGGCGCGGGTGCGCGCGGGGCTGCACTACATCCCCATCAACCTCGTCGCCTCCTCGCTGTTTCTGGTCGGCGTCAGCCTGATCTATGGCGTCACCGGCACGCTCAACATGGCCGATATCGGCCGCATGGTGCCGGCGCTGACCAGCCAGTCGCGCGTGCTGTTCGAGATCGGCGCGGGCATTCTCGGCGTTGCCTTCCTGGTGAAGGCCGGCATGTGGCCGCTCAGCTTCTGGCTGCCCACCACCTATGCCGCCGCGAGCACGCCGGTCGCGGCGATGTTCGCCATCATGACCAAGGTCGGCGTCTATGTGATCCTGCGGCTCTTCCTGCTCACCTTCGGCGATGAGGGCGGCCCCTCGGCCGGGTTCGGCGAGGGATGGCTGTATTTCGGCGGCATGGCCACCATGGCCTTCGGTGCCATTGGCGTGCTCGGCTCGCAGTCGCTGCAGCGTATGGGCGGTTACAGCGTGCTGGTGTCCTCCGGCACATTGCTGGCCGCCATCGGCACCGGCAACAGCGCCGCTGTCTCCGGTGCGCTGTTCTATCTGGTGACATCGACACTGGCGATTTGCGCCTATTTCCTGCTGGTGGAACTGGTCGAGCGCGGGCAACAGGCGGGCGCGGATGTGCTTGCGGTGTCTCAGGAAGTGTTCGGCGACCCGGAGGACGACCTCGACGATGAGGAGGAGGAAGTGGGCGTCGCCATTCCCGCCACCATCGCCGTGCTGGGCGGCGGCTTCGTCGCCTGCACCGTGCTGCTGGCCGGCCTCCCCCCTCTCTCCGGTTTCATCGCCAAATTCGCCATGCTTTCCGCGGTGTTGAACGAGGCGGGGCGGATCAGGGTGGATGACTGGGCGTTTGTCGCGCTGCTGATCCTCTCCGGCTTCACCACGCTGGTGGCGATGAGCCGCTCGGGCATCCGGGCGCTCTGGGTGCCTTCGGCCGGCAGCATTCCGCGCGTGCGGGCGATCGAGGCGGTGCCGGTGGCGGCGCTGCTGTTCATCTGCGTCGGCCTCACCATCCTCGGCGGGCCGGCCATGCGCTATATGGAAGCCACGGCGCAGGTGCTCTACTGGCCGCAGATCTACGCCCAGGACGTGCTCGGCACCGGCGCGCCGATCCGGCTGCCGGCGGGAGGCGCGCCATGA
- a CDS encoding Na+/H+ antiporter subunit C, whose protein sequence is MEMILALGIGIFAASGVWLILRPRTYQVIIGLSLISYGVNLFIFSMGRVKLDAPPILTKGGVGDPAALADPLPQALVLTAIVIGFAMTALFLVVLLAARGRTGTDHVDGRETE, encoded by the coding sequence ATGGAGATGATCCTCGCCCTCGGCATCGGCATCTTCGCCGCCTCCGGCGTCTGGTTGATCCTGCGCCCGCGCACCTATCAGGTCATTATCGGCCTCTCGCTGATCTCCTATGGCGTGAACCTGTTCATCTTCTCCATGGGCCGGGTGAAGCTCGACGCCCCGCCGATCCTCACCAAAGGCGGGGTCGGTGATCCCGCGGCCCTAGCCGACCCGCTGCCGCAGGCGCTGGTGCTGACCGCCATCGTCATCGGCTTCGCCATGACGGCACTCTTCCTCGTCGTGTTGCTGGCCGCGCGCGGGCGCACCGGCACTGATCATGTCGACGGGCGGGAGACCGAGTGA